The following are encoded together in the Halomonas halophila genome:
- a CDS encoding 2OG-Fe(II) oxygenase → MSHPHLPPARLTELVDALVEQGWYLGEAFLPEALHAPLFAEVEAMAAREALEAAGVGRGSEHHLRRDIRGDAIRWLDRESLAQRRYLEAMGELQQALNQALFLGLFEYEAHFAQYPPGAFYKRHLDSFRGRANRVISTVGYLNPDWPADGEGEMVIFDEHDPARELTRVRPEAGTFVCFLSDRVPHEVLPTRYPRASIAGWFRRNASLGGLVDPSH, encoded by the coding sequence ATGAGCCACCCGCACCTGCCCCCCGCCCGCCTGACCGAGCTGGTCGATGCCCTGGTCGAACAGGGCTGGTACCTGGGCGAAGCCTTCCTGCCCGAGGCCCTGCACGCCCCGTTGTTCGCCGAAGTCGAGGCGATGGCCGCCCGCGAGGCGCTGGAAGCCGCCGGCGTCGGCCGCGGCAGCGAGCATCACCTGCGCCGCGACATCCGCGGCGACGCCATCCGCTGGCTGGACCGCGAGAGCCTGGCTCAGCGCCGCTACCTGGAAGCCATGGGCGAGCTGCAGCAGGCCTTGAACCAGGCGCTGTTCCTGGGCCTGTTCGAGTACGAGGCACACTTCGCCCAGTACCCGCCCGGCGCCTTCTACAAGCGCCACCTGGACAGCTTCCGCGGCCGCGCCAACCGCGTGATCTCCACCGTGGGCTATCTCAACCCGGACTGGCCCGCCGACGGCGAAGGCGAGATGGTGATCTTCGACGAGCACGACCCCGCGCGCGAGCTGACCCGGGTCCGGCCCGAGGCCGGCACCTTCGTCTGCTTCCTCTCCGATCGGGTGCCCCACGAGGTACTGCCGACTCGCTATCCGCGCGCCAGCATCGCCGGCTGGTTCCGCCGCAACGCCTCGCTGGGCGGCCTGGTGGACCCGTCACACTGA
- a CDS encoding CoA pyrophosphatase: protein MLEKLRERLQAHAPRRLALDLPQAAVLLPLVAHPEPTLLFTRRAAHLSTHSGQVAFPGGKREDGDADLLATALREAEEEIALPPDRVEVLGRLSEVISLHGIRVTPFVGVIPPGLPLAPDPDELDAIFEVPVASFLADRRTHTDVIRVDGRDYYVPSYRHDDHVIWGLSSMMLVELLAEGFAMPIDLFQRPAGTLHFHPERRLTPS, encoded by the coding sequence ATGTTAGAGAAACTTCGCGAGCGCCTGCAAGCGCATGCGCCGCGCCGCCTGGCCCTCGACCTGCCCCAGGCGGCGGTGCTGCTTCCCCTGGTGGCCCACCCCGAGCCGACGCTGCTGTTCACCCGCCGCGCCGCCCACCTCTCCACCCATAGCGGCCAGGTCGCCTTCCCCGGCGGCAAACGCGAGGACGGCGACGCCGACCTGCTGGCCACCGCCCTGCGCGAAGCCGAGGAAGAGATCGCCCTGCCGCCGGACCGGGTCGAGGTGCTCGGCCGACTGTCCGAGGTCATCTCGCTGCACGGCATCCGCGTCACGCCCTTCGTCGGCGTGATTCCCCCGGGCCTGCCACTGGCTCCCGATCCGGATGAGCTCGACGCCATCTTCGAGGTGCCGGTGGCGAGCTTCCTCGCCGACCGCCGCACCCACACCGACGTGATCCGCGTCGACGGCCGCGACTACTACGTGCCGAGCTATCGCCACGACGACCACGTGATCTGGGGCCTGTCGTCGATGATGCTGGTGGAGCTGCTGGCCGAGGGCTTCGCCATGCCGATCGACCTCTTCCAGCGCCCCGCAGGCACCCTGCATTTCCACCCCGAACGCCGACTGACGCCATCATGA
- a CDS encoding NUDIX hydrolase: MNFCSHCGQPVRFAIPEGDDRPRFLCDACGTIHYQNPRIVAGTLPVSGSRVLLCRRAISPRKGYWTLPAGFMENGETTVEAAARETREEAMAEVALQPLYTMINLPHIDQVFMIFRAELDGDFGPGPESLEVALFEEHEIPWGALAFPTIERTLHHFFADRRQGDFALHVSDITPEDRERYFGSA; encoded by the coding sequence ATGAACTTTTGCAGTCATTGTGGGCAGCCGGTCCGTTTCGCGATTCCCGAAGGCGATGATCGGCCACGATTCCTGTGCGACGCCTGCGGCACCATCCACTACCAGAACCCCCGCATCGTCGCCGGGACCCTCCCGGTATCGGGCTCGCGGGTGCTGCTGTGCCGCCGGGCCATTTCTCCGCGCAAGGGCTACTGGACGTTGCCGGCGGGCTTCATGGAGAACGGCGAGACCACCGTCGAGGCGGCCGCCCGGGAGACCCGCGAGGAGGCCATGGCCGAGGTGGCGCTCCAGCCCCTCTATACCATGATCAACCTGCCGCACATCGACCAGGTGTTCATGATCTTCCGCGCCGAGCTCGACGGCGACTTCGGCCCCGGGCCGGAGAGCCTCGAGGTGGCGCTGTTCGAGGAGCACGAGATTCCCTGGGGCGCGCTGGCCTTTCCCACCATCGAGCGTACCCTGCATCACTTCTTCGCCGATCGGCGCCAGGGCGACTTCGCCCTGCACGTCAGTGACATCACGCCCGAGGATCGCGAGCGCTACTTTGGCTCGGCCTGA
- a CDS encoding Nif3-like dinuclear metal center hexameric protein has translation MYKLAFFVPAEDAERVKKAVFATGAGRIGDYEACCFQTPGTGQFRPLTGADPHIGRVGDLEHVEELKVELVCEDGLIREALAALRRAHPYEEPAYDVWRLADL, from the coding sequence ATGTACAAGCTCGCCTTCTTCGTGCCCGCGGAAGACGCCGAGCGCGTCAAGAAAGCCGTGTTCGCCACCGGCGCCGGACGCATCGGCGACTACGAGGCCTGCTGTTTCCAGACGCCGGGCACCGGGCAGTTTCGTCCGCTGACCGGCGCCGACCCGCATATCGGCCGCGTCGGCGACCTGGAACACGTGGAGGAACTCAAGGTGGAGCTGGTCTGCGAGGACGGACTGATCCGCGAGGCCCTGGCCGCGCTCAGACGGGCTCACCCCTACGAGGAGCCGGCCTACGACGTCTGGCGGCTGGCCGACCTCTAG
- a CDS encoding fasciclin domain-containing protein, whose amino-acid sequence MKVMTSRIPQFIGAGLVGLALSGVAQADHHGMKADIVDTAVEAGQFETLVAAVQAAGLVETLKGEGPFTVFAPTDEAFAALPEGTVDDLLKPENRDTLASVLTYHVVPGKVTAEDAMAADSATTVQGQDITITTMDGQVMVNQATVIQPDVEASNGVIHVIDGVLMPE is encoded by the coding sequence ATGAAGGTCATGACATCACGCATTCCCCAGTTCATCGGCGCCGGCCTGGTCGGCCTGGCCCTGAGCGGCGTCGCCCAGGCCGATCATCACGGCATGAAGGCGGACATCGTCGACACCGCCGTCGAGGCCGGCCAGTTCGAGACCCTGGTGGCCGCGGTCCAGGCCGCCGGCCTGGTCGAGACGCTCAAGGGCGAAGGCCCGTTTACGGTCTTCGCCCCGACCGACGAGGCCTTCGCGGCACTGCCGGAGGGCACCGTCGACGACCTGCTCAAGCCGGAGAACCGCGACACCCTGGCGTCCGTGCTGACCTACCACGTGGTGCCCGGCAAGGTCACGGCCGAGGACGCCATGGCCGCCGACAGCGCCACCACCGTCCAGGGGCAGGACATCACCATCACCACCATGGACGGCCAGGTGATGGTGAACCAGGCCACCGTGATCCAGCCCGACGTCGAAGCCAGCAACGGCGTCATCCACGTCATCGATGGGGTCCTGATGCCCGAGTGA
- a CDS encoding fructosamine kinase family protein, with product MVDDALTALLERLDLGFRGPLEPLSGGDIAAVYRLDTDRGEAVVKRDDPARLAGEAEGLRALGAATGRLVVPEVWGEGDGWLVMEALTPARRTDTGERALAEGLRELHGVGHSPHGWARDNACGATPQPNAPLDDGRAFQRERRLLPLMRACHARGLLDDRLCARLEAVAYGLEGWLPDTPARLVHGDLWSGNVLYTTRGPAMIDPAVYRHYPEVDLAMLTLFGAPSQAFFDAYWNGAAPADWSRREALFQLYPLLNHLLLFGGAYRSGVARALQRVEAGG from the coding sequence ATGGTCGACGATGCCTTGACGGCGCTGCTCGAGCGCCTCGACCTCGGTTTCCGAGGGCCCCTCGAGCCGCTCTCCGGCGGTGATATCGCCGCCGTCTACCGCCTGGACACCGATCGCGGCGAGGCGGTGGTCAAGCGCGACGATCCGGCGCGGCTGGCCGGCGAGGCCGAGGGACTTCGCGCCCTGGGAGCGGCGACGGGGCGACTCGTGGTGCCCGAGGTCTGGGGCGAGGGCGATGGCTGGCTGGTGATGGAGGCGCTGACCCCGGCCCGGCGCACGGACACGGGCGAGCGGGCGCTGGCCGAGGGCCTGCGCGAATTGCACGGGGTGGGACACTCGCCGCACGGCTGGGCGCGGGACAATGCCTGCGGCGCCACGCCCCAGCCCAATGCCCCGCTCGACGACGGTCGCGCCTTTCAGCGCGAGCGTCGGCTGCTGCCGCTGATGCGCGCCTGTCATGCTCGGGGGCTGCTGGACGATCGCCTGTGCGCGAGGCTGGAGGCGGTGGCTTACGGGCTCGAGGGCTGGCTGCCGGATACGCCGGCGCGACTGGTGCATGGCGATCTGTGGTCGGGCAACGTGCTCTACACCACGCGCGGGCCGGCGATGATCGACCCGGCGGTCTATCGTCACTACCCGGAGGTCGATCTGGCCATGCTGACGCTGTTCGGCGCTCCGTCACAGGCCTTCTTCGACGCCTACTGGAACGGTGCGGCACCGGCGGACTGGTCGCGTCGCGAGGCGCTGTTCCAGCTCTATCCGCTGCTCAACCACCTGCTGCTGTTCGGCGGCGCCTATCGCAGCGGCGTGGCACGAGCGTTGCAGCGAGTGGAAGCGGGCGGCTGA
- a CDS encoding alpha/beta fold hydrolase has protein sequence MDDLTFVRVRELDVAVRIWHPDAPRTLIAWHGLARHGGDFADFARLLGPGWRVLAPDTPGRGLSSWSLYPAHDYLYSHYMTIAVALLDHFRLERVPWVGTSMGGLLGMLLAAEADTAERIERLVLNDVGPELDPDGLAALGTYFGVPHRFGRFRDLAAELRRHYAGFGPRSDDAWRRLTLGSARRLPDGGWTYHYDPRIGEQFIHDTPRDTWADWRAIRCPLMVVRGADSPLLKAESVERMRQAQPGLIHLEASDCGHAPMLDRTEQVDPIADFLTRGFPAAGQRTPWWRRALARLRQG, from the coding sequence ATGGACGACCTGACCTTCGTGCGCGTCAGGGAGCTGGACGTCGCCGTCCGCATCTGGCATCCCGATGCACCCCGCACCCTGATCGCCTGGCACGGCCTGGCCCGCCACGGTGGCGACTTCGCCGATTTCGCCCGCCTGCTCGGCCCGGGCTGGCGAGTCCTGGCACCGGACACGCCCGGGCGAGGCCTGTCGAGCTGGTCGCTGTATCCCGCCCATGACTATCTGTACTCGCACTATATGACCATAGCAGTCGCGCTGCTCGATCACTTCCGCCTCGAGCGGGTGCCCTGGGTCGGCACCTCCATGGGCGGCCTGCTGGGCATGCTGCTGGCCGCTGAAGCGGACACCGCCGAGCGCATCGAGCGCCTGGTGCTCAACGACGTGGGCCCGGAGCTGGACCCCGACGGCCTGGCCGCGCTGGGCACCTACTTCGGCGTGCCCCACCGCTTCGGCCGGTTCCGCGACCTGGCCGCGGAGCTGCGCCGGCACTATGCCGGCTTCGGCCCGCGCAGCGACGACGCCTGGCGTCGCCTGACCCTCGGCAGCGCTCGTCGATTGCCGGACGGCGGCTGGACCTACCACTACGATCCCCGCATCGGCGAGCAATTCATCCACGATACGCCGCGCGATACCTGGGCCGACTGGCGCGCGATCCGCTGCCCGCTGATGGTGGTACGCGGCGCCGACTCGCCGCTGCTCAAGGCCGAGAGCGTCGAACGCATGCGCCAGGCCCAGCCCGGGCTGATCCACCTCGAGGCCAGCGACTGCGGCCATGCCCCGATGCTCGACCGTACCGAGCAGGTCGACCCGATCGCCGACTTCCTGACCCGGGGCTTCCCCGCCGCCGGACAACGGACGCCCTGGTGGCGACGCGCCCTGGCCCGGCTTCGCCAGGGCTGA
- a CDS encoding TolC family outer membrane protein, with amino-acid sequence MKPYRPVSSGRRVLLPCLLAVSLAGQAQAADLLTITRDAIDNNASLASARAQYGSVEAGRDVARGDLLPQVSASGQVDHNRLYESVSSSRGSGAGNGDDSYNSASLTLEATQALFDAANSAEVDQAASRIDQQTYQLAATEQQVLIDVASAYFDILRAHEILEARRAQERAIGRQLEQAQEQFDVGLIAITEVEEARASFDQSRADRIAAENDLQVSFETLERLTGQRYDSIDALQEAMPVTPPQPSGRDAWVELAMDNSPLVLASQAGVEVSEDAVDIARAQRLPVVEAFANYSYSDTDQDQMDGHNSQSQVGARVSLPIYTGGRTSAGIRQSTYDLESSQYDFEDQRRQTVQQVRSLYTQVTNDVATVEARAQAIVSNQSALDATRAGYEVGTRNIVDVLNAEQSLYDAIADHADARFSYVIDLLTLRQQSGTLNVQAIEAINDWLSAEQGVSLALPEVGEASRYDEAMNIGAPPRPES; translated from the coding sequence ATGAAGCCGTATCGTCCGGTATCGTCGGGGCGGCGTGTCCTGTTGCCCTGCCTGCTGGCCGTCTCGCTGGCCGGTCAGGCCCAGGCCGCCGACCTGCTGACCATCACCCGGGATGCCATCGACAACAATGCCAGCCTGGCTTCGGCCCGCGCCCAGTACGGCAGCGTGGAGGCGGGCCGCGACGTCGCCCGTGGCGACCTGTTGCCCCAGGTCTCGGCCTCGGGCCAGGTCGACCACAACCGTCTCTACGAGAGCGTCTCCTCGAGCCGCGGGTCCGGTGCGGGCAACGGCGATGACAGCTACAACAGCGCCAGCCTGACCCTGGAGGCGACCCAGGCGCTGTTCGACGCCGCCAACAGCGCCGAGGTGGATCAGGCCGCGAGTCGGATCGACCAGCAGACCTACCAGCTGGCCGCCACCGAGCAACAGGTGCTGATCGACGTGGCGTCGGCCTACTTCGACATCCTGCGTGCCCACGAGATCCTCGAGGCGCGTCGTGCCCAGGAGCGGGCCATCGGCCGCCAGCTCGAGCAGGCCCAGGAGCAGTTCGACGTGGGCCTGATCGCCATCACCGAGGTGGAAGAGGCCCGCGCCAGCTTCGACCAGTCCCGCGCCGACCGCATCGCCGCCGAGAACGATCTGCAGGTCAGCTTCGAGACCCTGGAGCGGCTGACCGGGCAGCGCTACGACAGCATCGACGCGCTTCAGGAGGCCATGCCGGTGACTCCGCCGCAGCCGAGCGGCCGCGATGCCTGGGTCGAGCTGGCGATGGACAACAGCCCGCTGGTGCTGGCCAGCCAGGCCGGCGTCGAGGTCTCCGAGGATGCCGTGGACATCGCCCGGGCCCAGCGCCTGCCGGTGGTCGAGGCCTTCGCCAACTACAGCTACTCCGACACCGATCAGGACCAGATGGACGGGCATAACTCCCAGAGCCAGGTCGGCGCTCGGGTGAGCCTGCCCATCTACACCGGCGGCCGCACCAGCGCCGGCATTCGCCAGTCCACCTACGACCTCGAGTCCAGCCAGTACGACTTCGAGGATCAGCGCCGCCAGACCGTTCAGCAGGTGCGTTCGCTGTACACCCAGGTCACCAACGACGTGGCCACCGTCGAGGCGCGGGCCCAGGCCATCGTCTCCAATCAGAGCGCGCTGGATGCCACGCGCGCCGGCTACGAGGTCGGTACCCGCAACATCGTCGACGTGCTCAACGCCGAGCAGAGCCTCTACGATGCCATCGCCGATCATGCCGATGCGCGTTTCAGCTACGTGATCGACCTGCTCACCCTGCGTCAGCAGTCGGGCACCCTGAACGTGCAGGCCATCGAGGCGATCAACGACTGGCTGTCGGCGGAGCAGGGCGTGTCGCTGGCGCTGCCGGAGGTCGGCGAGGCCAGCCGCTACGACGAGGCGATGAACATCGGCGCGCCGCCTCGGCCCGAATCCTGA
- a CDS encoding efflux RND transporter periplasmic adaptor subunit — translation MNTTLRRSRTGLLALAAGLLLSACGQEEAAPQQGGETPPQPKPVTTLAPQDIPLDKSYPAQLRSDTEVTLVARVTGVLEQRLFEPGDIVEKGDSLYAIEPDLYQATVSQREADLASAQAELERARRDANRFQELLRQNSVSRQQADQAQADLNVARASVAQAEAALASARIDLDYADVTAPVSGAIGLSEVNVGNLVSAGTELATITPVDPLEVRFQLPQQDAFTLRRQLGEQAPGEIAASLALPGVDEALEGRLEFLGSRVDERTSTVQAKATFDNPEGEVLPGQFVRVRLEGLKRFDVLAVPSIAVGQGLMGPQVFVLDEDDVARARTVDLGELAGPWQILTSGVEPGDRVMVGDPAGVQPGTPIAPQPFDGDARALIAQATGQSQDQPSGQGQGPAQGRDGAAGAERASPDEEDAAE, via the coding sequence ATGAACACAACACTTCGACGCAGTCGTACAGGGCTGTTGGCGCTGGCGGCTGGACTGCTGCTGTCGGCCTGCGGTCAGGAGGAGGCCGCTCCGCAGCAGGGCGGCGAGACACCGCCGCAGCCCAAGCCGGTGACCACGCTGGCTCCTCAGGACATTCCGCTGGACAAGTCCTACCCGGCCCAGCTGCGTAGCGATACCGAGGTGACCCTGGTGGCTCGCGTCACCGGCGTCCTCGAACAACGCCTCTTCGAACCCGGCGACATCGTGGAAAAGGGCGACAGCCTGTATGCCATCGAGCCGGACCTCTACCAGGCCACGGTGTCGCAGCGCGAGGCCGACCTGGCCAGCGCCCAGGCCGAGCTGGAGCGGGCGCGTCGCGACGCCAACCGCTTCCAGGAGCTGCTGCGTCAGAACTCGGTGAGCCGCCAGCAGGCTGACCAGGCCCAGGCCGACCTCAACGTGGCCCGGGCCTCCGTGGCCCAGGCCGAGGCTGCGCTGGCCAGCGCCCGCATCGACCTGGACTACGCCGACGTCACGGCCCCGGTCAGCGGTGCCATCGGTCTGAGCGAGGTCAACGTGGGCAACCTGGTCAGCGCCGGCACCGAGCTGGCCACCATCACCCCGGTGGACCCGCTGGAGGTGCGCTTCCAGCTTCCCCAGCAGGATGCCTTCACCCTGCGCCGCCAGCTCGGCGAGCAGGCGCCCGGCGAGATCGCCGCCAGCCTGGCGCTGCCGGGCGTCGACGAGGCCCTCGAGGGGCGCCTGGAATTCCTCGGCTCGCGGGTGGACGAGCGGACCAGCACCGTGCAGGCGAAGGCGACCTTCGACAATCCCGAGGGCGAGGTGCTGCCCGGCCAGTTCGTGCGGGTGCGCCTGGAAGGGCTGAAGCGCTTCGACGTGCTGGCGGTGCCGTCGATCGCCGTGGGTCAGGGCCTGATGGGGCCCCAGGTGTTCGTGCTCGACGAGGACGACGTGGCACGCGCCCGCACAGTGGACCTCGGCGAGCTGGCCGGCCCGTGGCAGATCCTGACCAGCGGCGTGGAGCCCGGTGATCGCGTGATGGTCGGCGATCCGGCGGGCGTCCAGCCCGGCACGCCGATCGCGCCCCAGCCGTTCGATGGCGACGCCCGGGCGCTGATCGCCCAGGCCACCGGCCAGAGCCAGGACCAGCCATCCGGGCAGGGGCAGGGGCCGGCACAGGGCCGTGATGGCGCGGCCGGCGCCGAACGGGCTTCGCCGGACGAAGAGGACGCGGCTGAATGA
- a CDS encoding efflux RND transporter permease subunit, producing MNFSNFFIKRPIFASVLAIILTVVGLMSMRVLPIEQYPSVVPPTVSVNATFPGADAETVAQTVAAPLAEAINGVEDMLYMNSTSSDNGMMSLSVAFNIGSDGDINTINVNNRVQGALSQLPEAVQQQGVTVELRSSSILMLVSLLSPEGDYGKVYMQNYAALNILDELRQVPGVGEAEVLGGGDFAMRIWMDPDKLAQYDLTPSEVASAIRAQNTEVPAGSLASAPQSDARAFTYTITAGGRLSDVDDFRDIFLRTNPDGSALRLDDVARIELGASSYGVDATLNGGTMAPILINQQPGANALETANAVKAKMEELAGRFPPGLEYATPYDTTLFIDASVETVLHTFIEAFLIVGVILFIFLQNWRFTVIAMSVVPVSVLATFAGFYAFGFSINLLTLFALVLSIGIVVDDAILVVENVERVLSEDEETTVMQATVQAMREVGGPVIATSLIMAAVFVPVAFLGGFSGQIYQQFALTVAVSVAFSALMALTFTPALSAIFIKHDLHTRETGFQRAVRTPLRLFDRFFAGTTAVYMWVVKKLVRFWGLALVLTALVGAGSWWLYQSTPSTLVPETDQGIVIASVQLPDSASLERTQTYMAKLSAAIEDSPGVKYSTSVAGYDMLTSSVNTARGVIFVTLEPWEEREVTATDMIGRIMGLGAQIPGGSAMAFNMPPIIGLSTTGGFTGYLQSYEGASPEELYQASVKVMQAAGQHPVLNQVFTTFNVNVPSFHAEIDRQKALSYGVSLEALNSTLGNTFGNGFVNYFSYKGRNFQVYLQNEDEYRDAPDDINSVYVRGGDGERIPLSEFVTLERQVAPAVVTRFGVYPGAQFQGGPAPGYSSGQAIAAMEEIVDEQLGDGWGMGWTGTAYQESEAGNAATMAIVFGLLMVFLILAAQYESWSLPLAVLTATPFAFLGGIGGIALRSLDTSVYVQIGMLVVVGLAAKNAILIVEFAELQRREMGKTIREAAITAAELRFRPIVMTSLAFIFGTLPLAMATGASDTSSQHIGTTVAMGMASVAVLGSLFVPTFYAMIASVTDWLKRKTGGDRAERPALEQDAS from the coding sequence ATGAATTTCTCCAACTTCTTCATCAAGCGACCGATCTTCGCGTCGGTGCTGGCGATCATCCTCACGGTGGTCGGCCTGATGAGCATGCGGGTACTGCCGATCGAGCAGTACCCCAGCGTGGTGCCGCCCACGGTCTCGGTCAACGCCACCTTCCCGGGGGCGGACGCCGAGACCGTGGCGCAGACCGTGGCGGCGCCCCTGGCCGAGGCCATCAACGGCGTCGAGGACATGCTCTACATGAACTCGACCAGCTCCGACAACGGGATGATGAGCCTGAGCGTGGCCTTCAACATCGGCTCCGACGGCGACATCAATACCATCAACGTCAACAACCGTGTGCAGGGGGCGCTCTCCCAGCTGCCGGAGGCGGTGCAGCAGCAGGGTGTGACGGTGGAGCTGCGCTCCAGCTCGATCCTCATGCTGGTCTCGCTGCTCTCCCCGGAGGGCGATTACGGCAAGGTCTACATGCAGAACTATGCCGCCCTCAACATTCTCGACGAGCTGCGCCAGGTGCCCGGCGTCGGCGAGGCCGAGGTGCTGGGCGGCGGCGATTTCGCCATGCGCATCTGGATGGATCCGGACAAGCTGGCGCAGTACGACCTGACGCCGTCCGAGGTGGCCAGCGCGATCCGCGCCCAGAACACCGAGGTGCCGGCGGGCAGTCTGGCGTCAGCGCCCCAGTCCGATGCCCGCGCCTTCACCTACACCATCACCGCCGGCGGCCGTCTGAGCGACGTCGATGACTTCCGCGACATCTTCCTGCGCACCAATCCCGACGGTTCGGCCCTGCGCCTGGATGACGTGGCGCGCATCGAGCTGGGCGCCTCGTCCTACGGCGTCGATGCCACGCTGAACGGTGGCACCATGGCGCCGATCCTGATCAACCAGCAGCCCGGTGCCAATGCCCTGGAGACCGCCAACGCGGTCAAGGCGAAGATGGAGGAGCTGGCCGGCCGCTTCCCGCCGGGACTCGAGTACGCCACGCCCTACGACACCACGCTGTTCATCGATGCCTCCGTGGAGACCGTGCTTCACACCTTCATCGAGGCGTTCCTGATCGTCGGCGTCATCCTGTTCATCTTCCTGCAGAACTGGCGCTTCACGGTGATCGCCATGTCGGTGGTGCCGGTCTCGGTGCTGGCCACCTTCGCCGGCTTCTACGCCTTCGGCTTCTCGATCAACCTGCTGACGCTGTTCGCCCTGGTGCTGTCGATCGGCATCGTGGTCGACGACGCCATCCTGGTGGTGGAGAACGTCGAGCGGGTGCTCAGCGAGGACGAGGAAACCACCGTCATGCAGGCCACGGTGCAGGCCATGCGCGAGGTCGGCGGGCCGGTCATCGCCACCTCGCTGATCATGGCGGCGGTGTTCGTGCCGGTGGCCTTCCTCGGGGGCTTCAGCGGCCAGATCTACCAGCAGTTCGCCCTGACCGTGGCGGTGTCGGTGGCCTTCTCGGCACTGATGGCGCTGACGTTCACTCCGGCGCTGTCGGCGATCTTCATCAAGCACGACCTGCACACCAGGGAAACGGGCTTCCAGCGCGCGGTGCGTACCCCGCTGCGCCTGTTCGATCGCTTCTTCGCCGGCACCACCGCCGTCTACATGTGGGTGGTCAAGAAACTGGTGCGTTTCTGGGGGCTGGCGCTGGTGCTGACCGCCCTGGTGGGCGCCGGCTCCTGGTGGCTCTACCAGAGCACGCCTTCGACGCTGGTGCCCGAGACCGACCAGGGCATCGTGATCGCCTCCGTGCAGCTGCCGGATTCGGCCTCGCTGGAGCGTACCCAGACCTACATGGCCAAGCTCAGCGCCGCCATCGAGGACAGCCCCGGCGTGAAGTACTCCACGTCGGTGGCGGGCTACGACATGCTGACCAGCTCGGTGAACACCGCCCGCGGGGTGATCTTCGTCACCCTGGAGCCCTGGGAAGAGCGCGAGGTCACGGCCACCGACATGATCGGCCGGATCATGGGCCTGGGCGCACAGATTCCCGGCGGCTCGGCGATGGCCTTCAACATGCCGCCGATCATCGGCCTGTCGACCACCGGTGGCTTCACCGGCTACCTGCAGTCCTATGAGGGTGCCTCGCCGGAAGAGCTCTACCAGGCGTCGGTCAAGGTCATGCAGGCCGCCGGTCAGCATCCGGTGCTGAATCAGGTGTTCACCACCTTCAACGTCAACGTGCCGTCCTTCCATGCCGAGATCGACCGGCAGAAGGCGCTGAGCTACGGCGTGTCGCTGGAGGCGCTCAACTCGACCCTGGGCAACACCTTCGGCAACGGTTTCGTCAACTACTTCAGCTACAAGGGCCGGAACTTCCAGGTCTATCTGCAGAACGAGGACGAGTACCGGGATGCGCCGGATGACATCAACAGCGTCTACGTGCGCGGCGGCGACGGCGAGCGGATCCCGCTGTCCGAGTTCGTGACCCTCGAGCGCCAGGTGGCGCCGGCGGTGGTGACCCGCTTCGGCGTCTATCCGGGGGCCCAGTTCCAGGGTGGTCCCGCACCGGGCTACAGCTCCGGCCAGGCGATCGCCGCCATGGAAGAGATCGTCGACGAGCAGCTCGGCGACGGCTGGGGCATGGGCTGGACCGGTACCGCCTATCAGGAAAGCGAAGCCGGCAACGCCGCGACCATGGCCATCGTCTTCGGCCTGCTGATGGTGTTCCTGATCCTGGCGGCGCAGTACGAGAGCTGGTCGCTGCCGCTGGCGGTGCTCACGGCCACGCCCTTCGCCTTCCTGGGCGGCATCGGCGGCATCGCCCTGCGCTCGCTGGATACCAGCGTCTACGTGCAGATCGGCATGCTGGTGGTGGTCGGGCTGGCGGCCAAGAACGCCATCCTGATCGTCGAGTTCGCCGAGCTGCAGCGTCGCGAGATGGGCAAGACCATCCGCGAGGCGGCCATCACGGCGGCGGAGCTGCGCTTCCGGCCGATCGTGATGACCTCGCTGGCGTTCATCTTCGGCACCCTGCCGCTGGCCATGGCCACCGGTGCCAGTGACACCAGCAGCCAGCACATCGGCACCACGGTGGCGATGGGCATGGCGTCCGTGGCGGTGCTCGGCAGCCTGTTCGTGCCGACCTTCTACGCCATGATCGCCAGCGTCACCGACTGGCTGAAGCGCAAGACGGGCGGCGATCGCGCCGAGCGTCCGGCGCTGGAGCAGGACGCGAGCTGA